One Chryseobacterium tructae genomic window, ATAAGAATCTATTGAATGATGTGGGAATCCTGCTAATTCAACACTGCCTTCACCATTATTCCTTTTAGTAAGAACAATTCCTAATATCTGGGAAGTCTTCACGGCATCCTGCCCAAAAGTTTCATAAAAATCTCCTACTCTGAAAAGCAAAAGGGCATCAGGGTATTTTCCCTTGATGGTATTATACTGAGTCATGAGTGGAGTTTCCTTCTTCGATTTTGCCATAGTAAAAAATGAGCCCCAAATTTAAAGAAATAAATCCATGGTTACAGAATTGTTTCATGGTTTATCCCCGAATAACTTTTCCTTATCGGGAATTAATTGTATTTTCACCATAAAATCACATCCATGGAATTTCCTGTTTTAGAAACCGAAAGACTTATCTTACGACAACTCTCTCTTCATGATACCGAAGATCTGTTTGAATATTTCTCCCAAGATGAGGTCATGGAATACTATGATCTTGAAGCCTTCAAAGTGTCTGAAGATGCACAGCGTATCATTCAACATTTCAACAGTGAGTTTGAAAAAGGAAAAGGATTCCGTTGGGCTTTACAGTTAAAATCTAATGGTAAAGTGATTGGTACATGTGGCTATCACAATTGGTACCGCGAACATTTCAGAGCAGAAGTCGGATATGAGCTGAATCCGCTTTTCTGGAAGCAGTCTTATATGAAAGAAACGCTTCTCCCCATTCTGACATACGGTTTTGAAAGCATGAGATTACATCGTGTAGATGCTTTTATTGATCCTGCCAATACCTCCTCTGAAAAGCTCTTAACTTCTCTTAATTTTCAAGAAGAAGGAACTCTTAAAGACTACTTTTTTGAAAAAGGAAAGTTTGTAGATGCTAAGATTTTTGGACTGATTAATAGATAGGCTGGGAGCCAGAAGAAGGAAGCTGGAAATTACTATTTGTCTATAAATAGGTACTTGTCATTCTAAACATCTGTAAGGATATAAAAGATTTTTCCCTCGTCAGAAATCGAAAAT contains:
- a CDS encoding GNAT family N-acetyltransferase, whose product is MEFPVLETERLILRQLSLHDTEDLFEYFSQDEVMEYYDLEAFKVSEDAQRIIQHFNSEFEKGKGFRWALQLKSNGKVIGTCGYHNWYREHFRAEVGYELNPLFWKQSYMKETLLPILTYGFESMRLHRVDAFIDPANTSSEKLLTSLNFQEEGTLKDYFFEKGKFVDAKIFGLINR